One Campylobacter sputorum subsp. sputorum DNA segment encodes these proteins:
- the larB gene encoding nickel pincer cofactor biosynthesis protein LarB translates to MNKEKILKLINDIKNDNISSDEVIKILKNYPFHDIGCAKIDKQRVLRNGNSEIIYGAQKTKDEILAITKNMNDENILITRSNVEVFNELKNHHKNIKFNDRGKIITIINKEIKQTKSYIAIVSAGASDSFVVEEAYETAIFLGNKAIKIIDVGVAGINRLFLKLDEIQKAKVLIVVAGMEGALPSVIAGLVNSPIIAVPTSVGYGANFRGISALLSMLNSCSNGISVVNIDNGFGAAYNASIINHM, encoded by the coding sequence TTGAATAAAGAAAAAATATTAAAATTAATAAACGATATAAAAAATGATAATATAAGCAGTGATGAAGTGATAAAAATTCTTAAAAATTACCCATTTCATGATATTGGTTGCGCCAAAATAGATAAACAAAGAGTGCTCAGAAATGGTAATTCTGAAATTATTTATGGGGCTCAAAAAACTAAGGATGAAATTTTAGCAATAACAAAAAATATGAACGATGAAAATATATTAATAACAAGAAGTAATGTTGAGGTTTTTAATGAACTAAAAAATCATCATAAAAATATTAAATTTAATGACAGAGGCAAAATAATAACTATCATAAACAAAGAAATAAAACAAACAAAGAGCTATATAGCAATAGTTTCAGCAGGGGCATCTGATAGTTTTGTAGTTGAAGAAGCCTATGAAACAGCGATTTTTCTAGGAAATAAAGCCATAAAAATCATAGATGTTGGAGTTGCTGGAATCAACAGACTTTTTCTAAAACTTGATGAGATACAAAAAGCAAAAGTTTTAATAGTTGTAGCTGGAATGGAAGGGGCTTTGCCAAGTGTTATTGCGGGACTTGTTAATTCTCCCATAATAGCAGTTCCTACAAGTGTTGGTTATGGAGCGAATTTTAGAGGAATTTCTGCTTTGTTATCAATGCTAAATAGTTGCTCAAATGGAATCAGCGTTGTAAATATAGATAATGGTTTTGGCGCTGCATATAATGCAAGCATAATCAATCATATGTAA
- the larE gene encoding ATP-dependent sacrificial sulfur transferase LarE produces MNIEKLENLKQNISNLENLIVAFSGGVDSSFLSKVASDLLGKKFLAITIDTMYMSRREINEAINFAKKYKINHKIVKIKNIKSIENNPKNRCYLCKKEIFLTLLNKACELGFSNIADGTNKDDLNEYRPGLKVIKELGILSPLKEFSKLEIREFSKILNLETYNKPSSPCLLTRMPHDYKFSTIEINSIENIENLLKKSGYKEVRARFDGKDIKIEMPYNQMAVFIQDRNFKNIIKSINNFIENGQILLDLKGMRGEILF; encoded by the coding sequence ATGAATATAGAAAAATTAGAAAATCTTAAACAAAATATCTCAAATTTAGAAAATTTAATAGTCGCTTTTTCAGGCGGAGTTGATAGTTCGTTTTTATCAAAAGTAGCAAGCGATCTGCTTGGAAAAAAATTTCTAGCTATAACCATTGATACTATGTATATGTCACGTAGAGAAATAAACGAAGCCATTAATTTTGCAAAAAAATATAAAATTAATCACAAAATTGTAAAAATAAAAAATATAAAAAGTATAGAAAATAATCCTAAAAATAGATGTTATTTGTGCAAAAAAGAGATTTTCTTAACACTGCTAAACAAAGCTTGTGAGCTTGGTTTTTCCAATATAGCAGATGGCACAAACAAGGATGATTTAAACGAATATAGACCGGGCTTGAAAGTCATAAAAGAGCTTGGAATTTTATCGCCATTAAAAGAGTTTAGTAAATTAGAAATAAGAGAATTTTCTAAAATACTAAATTTAGAAACTTACAACAAACCATCATCACCATGTCTTTTAACAAGAATGCCACACGATTATAAATTTAGCACAATAGAGATAAATTCAATTGAAAATATTGAAAATTTACTTAAAAAAAGTGGATATAAAGAAGTAAGAGCTAGGTTTGATGGGAAAGATATAAAAATTGAAATGCCATATAATCAAATGGCTGTGTTTATACAAGATAGAAATTTTAAAAATATAATTAAATCGATAAATAATTTTATAGAAAATGGTCAAATTTTGCTTGATTTAAAAGGTATGAGAGGAGAAATATTATTTTGA
- the larC gene encoding nickel pincer cofactor biosynthesis protein LarC: MNILYYDCNSGISGDMNVGAMLELGVSFEILQNELSKLNLNDEFKISHKKVIKCDISATKFDVICTKQYTNPRTFREIKNIILNSSLSDFVKEKSIDIFKIIAGAEAKVHNMNLEDIHFHEIGAIDSIVDIVACGICLEQLQVDEIYSSHIELGGGVIQCEHGVLNAPAPATCEILKNIPISLGKTNFELTTPTGAAIIKSLVKNFNQIQNFEIQKIGYGAGKKDLNFPNLLRIMLCKKDTNQIYQTIIETNVDDMSGEDFSYVYEKLLNGGALDVFSNAIFMKKGRIGFKLSVLCNNKDVKKLKDIIFNHTSSIGTREYQIKKTELKREILQISTKYGKINIKVSKIDEKNYRIKPEFDDCKKAAINHNVPISKIKEEILNEYRKIRKS, encoded by the coding sequence ATGAATATTTTATACTACGATTGTAATTCTGGCATAAGTGGGGATATGAATGTTGGTGCTATGCTTGAACTTGGCGTTAGCTTTGAAATTTTACAAAATGAACTTTCAAAGCTAAATTTGAATGATGAGTTTAAAATATCACACAAAAAAGTGATTAAATGCGACATAAGTGCAACTAAATTTGATGTTATTTGCACCAAGCAGTATACAAATCCAAGAACTTTTAGAGAGATAAAAAACATAATACTAAACTCATCTTTATCTGATTTTGTAAAAGAAAAATCCATTGATATTTTTAAGATTATAGCAGGTGCTGAGGCAAAAGTTCATAATATGAATTTAGAAGATATTCATTTTCATGAAATAGGAGCAATAGATTCAATAGTTGATATAGTCGCTTGTGGAATATGTTTGGAACAATTACAAGTTGATGAAATTTATAGTTCTCATATAGAACTTGGTGGTGGAGTTATACAATGCGAACATGGGGTTTTAAACGCACCAGCTCCTGCAACTTGTGAAATATTAAAAAATATTCCAATAAGTTTAGGAAAAACAAATTTTGAACTCACAACTCCAACTGGTGCTGCTATAATAAAGTCTTTGGTTAAAAATTTTAATCAAATACAAAATTTTGAAATTCAAAAAATAGGATATGGTGCTGGAAAAAAGGATTTAAATTTCCCAAATTTATTAAGAATAATGCTGTGTAAAAAAGATACAAATCAAATTTATCAAACTATAATAGAAACAAATGTTGATGATATGAGTGGAGAAGATTTTTCATATGTATATGAAAAACTTTTAAATGGCGGTGCTTTGGATGTTTTTAGTAACGCCATTTTTATGAAAAAAGGAAGAATTGGCTTTAAACTTTCCGTGCTATGCAACAATAAAGATGTGAAAAAATTAAAAGATATTATATTTAATCATACCTCATCTATAGGAACCAGAGAGTATCAGATAAAAAAAACTGAATTAAAAAGAGAAATTTTACAAATTTCTACAAAATATGGGAAAATTAATATTAAAGTATCAAAAATAGATGAAAAAAATTATAGAATAAAACCGGAATTTGATGATTGCAAAAAAGCAGCCATAAACCACAATGTTCCAATAAGTAAAATCAAAGAAGAAATTCTAAATGAATATAGAAAAATTAGAAAATCTTAA
- the larA gene encoding nickel-dependent lactate racemase has translation MNIFINYGKYEKLDLNINEQNLIGIYEPNLVDKFDENEAINNGLKNPLNQKSFDNFIDTKDKIVIIVNDGTRPTPTAKILSQIYPKIKNKNKVFIIANGCHRDPTEDEYEMIFSKEIYKELKQKNEIHSHNAKLDKMVYLGESKNKTQMYLNEIVANAKKVIVIGSVEPHYFAGYTGGRKSFLPGTASYETITQNHKLALSHDAKALKLDGNPVHEDMVDAMKVLKNIDIFAIMSVLDREHEIYYVSTGDLNDSFYDCIKKADEVFCVNIPQKADIVISVAPYPMDVDLYQSQKAMDNGKLAVKDGGILITVAKCRTGIGPKPFFDLMASQPTAQKVLEKIKQEYKLGYHKAAKMAEISLYAKTWAITDLSDEEMKSVHFKPYHNLQKAMNDAFKELGNDAKVIILPAGSMTVPKI, from the coding sequence ATGAATATTTTTATAAACTATGGAAAATATGAAAAATTAGATTTAAATATAAACGAACAAAATTTAATAGGAATATATGAACCAAACTTAGTTGATAAATTTGATGAAAATGAAGCTATAAACAATGGCTTAAAAAATCCATTAAATCAAAAATCATTTGATAATTTTATAGATACAAAAGATAAAATTGTTATTATAGTAAACGATGGAACAAGACCAACTCCAACAGCTAAAATACTAAGTCAAATTTATCCAAAAATCAAAAATAAAAATAAAGTATTTATAATAGCAAATGGCTGCCACAGAGATCCAACCGAAGACGAATATGAAATGATTTTTTCAAAAGAAATTTATAAAGAGTTAAAACAAAAAAACGAAATTCACAGCCATAATGCAAAATTAGATAAAATGGTATATTTAGGTGAATCAAAAAATAAAACTCAAATGTATTTAAACGAAATAGTAGCAAATGCAAAAAAAGTTATAGTAATAGGCTCTGTTGAACCACATTATTTTGCAGGATACACAGGCGGAAGAAAATCATTTTTGCCTGGAACTGCGTCATATGAAACAATAACACAAAATCATAAATTGGCTCTTAGTCATGATGCAAAAGCTTTAAAACTTGATGGAAATCCAGTCCATGAAGATATGGTTGATGCGATGAAAGTTTTAAAAAATATAGATATTTTTGCAATAATGAGCGTTTTAGATAGAGAACATGAAATTTATTATGTCAGCACTGGAGATTTAAACGATTCATTTTATGATTGTATAAAAAAAGCAGATGAGGTTTTTTGTGTAAATATACCACAAAAAGCAGATATTGTAATATCTGTGGCACCATATCCAATGGATGTTGATTTATATCAATCTCAAAAAGCTATGGATAATGGAAAATTGGCCGTTAAAGATGGTGGTATATTAATAACAGTAGCAAAATGCAGAACCGGAATTGGACCTAAACCATTTTTTGATTTGATGGCTTCACAACCAACTGCGCAAAAAGTACTAGAAAAAATAAAACAAGAATACAAGCTTGGATACCATAAAGCTGCTAAAATGGCAGAAATTTCACTATATGCAAAAACTTGGGCTATTACCGATTTGAGTGATGAAGAGATGAAATCAGTCCATTTTAAACCATATCACAACTTACAAAAAGCTATGAACGACGCTTTTAAAGAACTTGGGAATGATGCCAAGGTTATAATTTTGCCAGCTGGCTCTATGACTGTTCCTAAAATATGA
- a CDS encoding fumarate hydratase, with the protein MKVVKYNDIVENVAKLCKEACCIVTPDMKEAFLKAKESEKSPLGKSIIEKIIQNSEISANTGVALCQDTGMSVVFLEIGQDVKVEGGYIEDAINEGVSKGYIDGYLRKSVVNDPLFERKNTGNNTPAIIHTRIVKGDVFKIKLAPKGFGSENKSVLKMLVPADGIEGVKKVFLEAVKLAGPNACPPMVIGVGIGGTMEKAALLAKFAAARSVDSKNSDERYAKFEEELLELANKTGVGPQGLGGTTTALKVNVEWYPTHIAGLPVAININCHAARHAEFEL; encoded by the coding sequence ATGAAAGTAGTTAAATATAATGACATTGTAGAAAATGTTGCAAAGTTATGCAAAGAAGCTTGCTGTATCGTTACACCTGATATGAAAGAAGCTTTTTTAAAGGCAAAAGAGAGTGAAAAATCTCCTCTTGGAAAAAGTATAATAGAAAAAATTATACAAAATTCTGAAATTTCGGCTAACACTGGCGTTGCTTTGTGTCAAGATACTGGAATGAGTGTTGTATTTTTAGAAATTGGTCAAGATGTAAAAGTTGAGGGCGGATATATCGAAGATGCTATAAATGAAGGCGTTTCAAAAGGATATATTGATGGTTATCTTAGAAAATCGGTTGTAAATGATCCTTTATTTGAAAGAAAAAATACAGGTAATAACACCCCTGCTATTATCCACACAAGGATAGTTAAAGGCGATGTTTTTAAAATAAAATTAGCACCGAAAGGTTTTGGAAGTGAGAATAAAAGTGTGCTTAAAATGCTTGTCCCTGCTGATGGTATAGAGGGTGTTAAAAAAGTATTTTTAGAAGCTGTTAAACTAGCAGGTCCAAATGCCTGTCCTCCTATGGTAATAGGTGTAGGAATTGGTGGAACTATGGAAAAAGCTGCACTTTTAGCTAAATTTGCAGCTGCAAGATCTGTTGATAGTAAAAATAGTGATGAAAGATATGCTAAATTTGAAGAAGAGCTTTTAGAGCTTGCTAACAAAACAGGTGTTGGACCTCAAGGACTTGGTGGTACAACTACGGCTTTAAAAGTAAATGTAGAATGGTATCCAACTCATATAGCTGGTCTTCCTGTGGCTATAAATATAAATTGTCATGCAGCAAGACATGCTGAATTTGAATTGTAA
- a CDS encoding Fe-S-containing hydro-lyase, translating to MSDVKRITAPFDKDVVKTLKAGDNVLISGYIIAARDAAHKALTEALARGEKLPLDFKNQVIYYVGPTPAIPGNAIGSAGPTTSGRMDKYTPTMLDLGVSGMIGKGYRSDAVVESMKKNCVVYMVAIGGTGALISQSIKKYEVLAYPELGPEAVARLEVVDFPAIVAIDCDGNDFYKQGQAPFKQI from the coding sequence ATGTCAGATGTAAAAAGAATAACCGCACCTTTTGATAAAGATGTTGTAAAAACCTTAAAAGCTGGAGATAATGTTCTTATAAGCGGTTATATTATAGCTGCAAGGGATGCTGCTCACAAAGCATTAACAGAAGCTTTGGCAAGGGGTGAAAAACTTCCGCTTGATTTTAAAAATCAAGTGATTTACTATGTTGGGCCAACGCCAGCAATTCCTGGAAATGCGATAGGTTCAGCAGGACCAACAACAAGCGGTAGAATGGATAAATATACTCCTACTATGCTAGATTTAGGCGTTAGTGGCATGATAGGAAAAGGCTATAGAAGTGATGCAGTGGTTGAGAGTATGAAAAAAAATTGCGTGGTTTATATGGTTGCAATTGGTGGAACTGGTGCGTTAATTAGTCAAAGTATTAAAAAATATGAAGTTTTAGCCTATCCCGAACTTGGACCAGAGGCGGTTGCAAGGCTTGAAGTTGTAGATTTTCCAGCTATTGTTGCAATTGATTGCGATGGAAATGATTTTTATAAACAGGGTCAAGCACCATTTAAACAAATTTAA
- a CDS encoding apolipoprotein N-acyltransferase — MKQKIRYSFFSFVKFFLRTYFNTKIIIKGFVNAILISNLIFLAYFDNIFANFISPFLFILGFYLLLKSKKEVFFQTGLWVGILWFYWISFSLIYYDFGFFIPLEIFGISIVYALIFLFIGSFSNLFIRAILLLIIKFIHPLGFDWLNFEVMLVEGIFDPSIRGLGVILLSIIIFIKFKKLKFIAPFLLIFGLQFTQNESKFLPFDIKLTQTDVSQDIKWEKTHAQNIINENIVLIDKAMIEKKDVVVLPENAFPLFLNLEPNLLKLLKERSHNITIITGALAYENQKSYNSTYVFKNGEFSRYDKFILVPFGEEIPLPKFIKEPINKIFFNGAMDFSKANNYSDYDINGVKIRNAICYEATRSETYEKSPNFIIAISNNAWFTPSIQPMLQHLIIKYYATKNNTTIYHSANGSKSEIIAPKKLWINELLDALNNN, encoded by the coding sequence ATGAAGCAAAAAATTCGTTATTCATTTTTTTCCTTTGTAAAATTTTTTTTAAGAACATATTTTAACACTAAAATTATAATAAAAGGCTTTGTTAATGCAATTCTTATATCAAATTTAATATTTTTAGCATATTTTGACAATATTTTTGCAAATTTTATCAGTCCATTTTTATTTATTTTAGGATTTTATCTACTTTTAAAAAGCAAAAAAGAGGTATTTTTTCAAACTGGATTATGGGTTGGGATTTTATGGTTTTATTGGATTAGCTTTAGCTTGATTTATTATGATTTTGGTTTTTTTATACCACTTGAGATATTTGGAATTTCTATAGTTTATGCACTTATATTTTTATTTATAGGATCTTTTTCAAATTTATTTATAAGAGCTATTTTATTATTAATAATCAAATTTATTCACCCACTTGGTTTTGATTGGTTAAATTTTGAAGTTATGCTAGTTGAAGGTATTTTTGATCCAAGTATAAGAGGACTTGGTGTGATTTTGCTAAGCATAATTATATTTATAAAATTTAAAAAGCTTAAATTTATAGCTCCATTTTTACTCATTTTTGGCTTGCAATTTACACAAAATGAGTCTAAATTTCTACCATTTGATATAAAACTCACTCAAACAGATGTAAGTCAAGATATAAAATGGGAAAAAACTCACGCACAAAATATTATAAATGAAAATATAGTTTTGATAGATAAAGCTATGATAGAAAAAAAAGATGTAGTAGTTTTACCAGAAAATGCTTTTCCTTTGTTTTTAAATTTAGAGCCAAATTTGCTAAAACTTCTAAAAGAAAGATCGCATAATATTACAATAATCACTGGGGCTTTAGCATACGAAAATCAAAAATCATACAACTCAACTTATGTTTTTAAAAATGGAGAATTTTCAAGATATGATAAATTTATTTTGGTTCCATTTGGAGAAGAAATACCTCTTCCAAAATTTATCAAAGAGCCTATTAACAAAATTTTTTTTAATGGAGCAATGGATTTTAGCAAAGCAAATAACTATAGTGATTACGATATAAATGGCGTAAAAATACGCAACGCAATATGTTATGAAGCAACAAGAAGCGAAACCTATGAAAAATCCCCAAATTTTATAATAGCAATAAGTAATAATGCTTGGTTTACTCCATCAATTCAACCAATGCTTCAACATTTAATAATAAAATATTATGCAACAAAAAATAACACAACTATATATCATAGTGCAAATGGAAGCAAAAGCGAAATAATCGCACCTAAAAAGCTCTGGATAAATGAGCTTTTAGATGCTTTGAATAATAATTAA
- the yajC gene encoding preprotein translocase subunit YajC, whose protein sequence is MNNEFFASLLPLIVLFAIFYFLVIRPQQKQAKAHKAMIESLSKGDKIITNGGFVCEVVKPEDDFIKVKLNDDVIVRLDRAFVAKKLDA, encoded by the coding sequence ATGAATAACGAATTTTTTGCTTCATTGTTACCTCTTATCGTGCTTTTTGCGATATTTTATTTTTTGGTTATAAGACCTCAACAAAAACAAGCTAAGGCACATAAAGCCATGATAGAATCGCTATCTAAAGGCGATAAAATCATAACAAATGGTGGATTTGTTTGTGAAGTTGTAAAACCAGAAGATGATTTTATCAAAGTTAAACTTAATGATGATGTAATTGTTAGACTTGATAGAGCTTTTGTTGCAAAGAAATTAGATGCGTAG
- the secD gene encoding protein translocase subunit SecD → MRSPSGSKSKITYRLIIFTIATIFSLFFCMPTFLSSYVDDNKTANSSILNFLTTGPKINLGLDLKGGLYMLLGVDTNETINSKMKSIASSVNYYLTKEEILVDKFKMNEDNLYFSIIDEQEQVKIDTMLKSIKGLDIKKGSKDYTINLTEEEKAATAKFAIDQAVETIRNRLDMFGLAEPTVAKQGEEKILVELPGIKTAQDEERARELIAKSAHLQLMALDEKRQNLAQSITQKDARAYGDIVLSDVKNEQFKYLIKEIPILDGSMLIDAKVAFDQRNNMPIINFTLNSEGARIFGDFTGANVGNRLAIVLDNKVYSAPVINERIGGGSGQISGRFSVEEANDLAIALRSGALLAPVHVLEKRSIGPSLGQDSIDKAMVALYGASILVILFMAWYYMIAGIFANIALITNILLLIATMSFFGATLTLPGMAGIVLTVGMAVDANVIINERIREMFQAGASVRLAIEKGYENAMSAIIDSNLTTLITSAALYAYGTGPIKGFAVTMSIGILASMLTAILGTHGMFEFFVNKIEKSGNLKLWFGYKVRKVENANI, encoded by the coding sequence ATGCGTAGTCCTAGCGGTTCTAAGTCAAAAATAACATATAGACTAATTATTTTTACTATAGCAACTATTTTTAGCCTATTTTTTTGTATGCCAACATTTTTAAGTTCTTATGTAGATGATAATAAAACAGCAAATTCTTCTATATTAAATTTTTTAACAACTGGACCAAAAATAAATCTTGGGTTAGATCTTAAAGGCGGTTTATATATGCTTCTTGGTGTTGATACAAACGAGACAATAAACTCTAAAATGAAGTCTATTGCTTCTAGTGTAAATTATTATTTGACAAAAGAAGAAATTTTAGTAGATAAATTTAAGATGAATGAAGATAATTTGTATTTTTCTATCATAGATGAGCAAGAGCAAGTTAAAATAGATACTATGCTTAAAAGTATAAAAGGTCTTGATATAAAAAAAGGAAGTAAGGATTATACTATAAATTTAACCGAAGAAGAAAAAGCTGCAACTGCTAAATTTGCTATAGATCAAGCTGTTGAAACCATAAGAAATAGACTTGATATGTTTGGTCTTGCTGAGCCAACTGTTGCAAAACAGGGCGAAGAGAAAATTCTTGTTGAGCTTCCTGGTATAAAAACAGCCCAAGATGAAGAAAGAGCAAGAGAACTTATAGCAAAATCGGCTCACTTACAGCTTATGGCTCTTGATGAAAAAAGGCAAAATTTAGCTCAAAGTATAACTCAAAAAGACGCAAGAGCTTATGGCGATATAGTTTTAAGTGATGTTAAAAATGAACAATTTAAATATCTCATAAAAGAAATTCCTATACTTGATGGATCTATGCTTATAGATGCAAAAGTTGCTTTTGATCAAAGAAATAATATGCCTATAATAAATTTTACATTAAATTCTGAAGGTGCTAGAATATTTGGCGATTTTACTGGTGCTAATGTTGGAAATAGACTTGCCATAGTGCTTGATAATAAAGTCTATTCAGCTCCTGTTATAAATGAAAGAATAGGTGGCGGTAGTGGTCAAATAAGCGGAAGATTTAGTGTTGAAGAGGCAAATGACTTAGCAATTGCACTAAGAAGCGGTGCTCTTCTTGCTCCTGTGCATGTTCTTGAAAAAAGAAGTATAGGACCAAGCTTAGGTCAAGATAGTATAGATAAAGCTATGGTAGCTCTTTATGGTGCTTCTATATTAGTTATATTATTTATGGCATGGTATTATATGATAGCTGGTATTTTTGCAAATATAGCTCTTATTACAAATATTTTACTACTTATTGCCACTATGTCATTTTTTGGAGCAACTCTAACTCTTCCTGGTATGGCAGGAATTGTCTTAACAGTTGGTATGGCAGTAGATGCGAATGTTATAATAAATGAAAGAATAAGAGAGATGTTTCAAGCAGGTGCCAGTGTGCGATTAGCTATAGAAAAAGGTTATGAAAATGCTATGAGTGCGATTATAGATTCTAACCTAACAACTCTTATAACAAGTGCAGCTCTTTATGCTTATGGAACCGGACCTATTAAAGGATTTGCAGTTACTATGAGTATAGGTATATTAGCTTCTATGCTAACAGCTATTTTAGGAACTCATGGTATGTTTGAGTTTTTTGTAAATAAAATTGAAAAAAGTGGAAATTTAAAACTATGGTTTGGCTATAAAGTAAGAAAGGTAGAAAATGCAAATATTTGA
- the secF gene encoding protein translocase subunit SecF, with amino-acid sequence MQIFDKGKIYDFMSYRYYSLAISFLLIIASVFFMTTKGFNYGIDFSGGTLIQVKYDSPAPISKIREKFDTIESLKGASVTEFGSKEEITIRYSGSSSSIGEDPAAAMSELLKDTGNFEIRRVDIVGPKVGDELRKSGIMALSISLILILIYLAFRFEWKFALAAIVGEFHDVIITLGVISFFEIDVNLDILAAVLTIIGYSLNDTIIVFDRIREGIKESKSTDIFYIINESVSKTLSRTILTSFTTFISVFVLYLFGGDMIHGFSFVVLIGVIAGTLSSVFVAAQALMWFKFSVIDYRNFLDQKLKKKKEKERMRALYEKGTI; translated from the coding sequence ATGCAAATATTTGATAAAGGCAAAATTTATGACTTTATGTCATATAGATACTATTCTTTGGCTATTTCATTTTTACTCATTATTGCTTCTGTATTTTTTATGACAACAAAAGGTTTTAATTATGGTATAGATTTTTCAGGCGGAACTCTTATACAAGTAAAGTATGATTCACCTGCACCGATATCTAAAATAAGAGAGAAATTTGATACTATAGAATCTTTAAAAGGTGCTAGTGTGACAGAATTTGGTTCAAAAGAAGAAATAACTATAAGATATTCTGGCTCAAGTAGTTCCATAGGAGAAGATCCAGCTGCAGCTATGTCTGAATTACTAAAAGATACTGGAAATTTTGAGATAAGAAGAGTTGATATAGTTGGACCAAAAGTTGGAGATGAGCTAAGAAAAAGCGGTATAATGGCTCTAAGTATATCACTTATTTTAATTTTAATATATCTAGCTTTTAGATTTGAGTGGAAATTTGCTCTTGCTGCTATAGTTGGAGAATTTCATGATGTTATTATTACTCTTGGCGTTATATCTTTTTTTGAAATAGATGTAAATTTAGATATATTAGCAGCTGTTTTAACTATAATTGGCTATTCTCTTAATGATACTATTATTGTTTTTGATAGAATAAGAGAGGGTATAAAAGAAAGTAAAAGCACTGATATATTTTATATTATTAATGAATCTGTTTCAAAAACTTTATCAAGAACTATTCTTACATCATTTACTACATTTATAAGTGTTTTTGTATTGTATCTTTTTGGTGGAGATATGATACATGGATTTTCTTTTGTTGTTTTAATTGGAGTTATAGCCGGAACACTAAGCTCTGTTTTTGTAGCTGCACAAGCTCTTATGTGGTTTAAATTTAGTGTTATTGATTATAGAAATTTTTTAGATCAAAAACTAAAAAAGAAAAAAGAAAAAGAAAGAATGCGGGCATTATATGAAAAAGGCACTATATAA
- a CDS encoding DUF6394 family protein, which produces MNWGRVIFIFFSLMSLTTTAGFLYDQNEIALFIAASVNLISTLLKTGIKSDLSTELFASSLVADLHLIPAFTVIQVSGNMTVVYSLVIGAAIANVFSLMLVLVESQKVIDEF; this is translated from the coding sequence ATGAATTGGGGCAGAGTAATATTTATATTTTTTTCGCTAATGTCATTAACCACAACAGCTGGTTTTTTGTATGATCAAAATGAGATTGCACTATTTATTGCTGCTAGCGTAAACTTAATTTCTACTCTTTTAAAAACTGGTATTAAAAGCGATCTTTCAACAGAGCTTTTTGCAAGCTCTTTAGTTGCAGATTTGCACTTGATACCTGCTTTTACTGTTATACAAGTAAGTGGAAATATGACAGTAGTTTATTCTTTAGTTATAGGTGCTGCAATAGCAAATGTGTTTTCGTTGATGCTTGTTTTGGTTGAATCTCAAAAAGTCATAGACGAATTTTAG